A window of Cucurbita pepo subsp. pepo cultivar mu-cu-16 chromosome LG06, ASM280686v2, whole genome shotgun sequence contains these coding sequences:
- the LOC111797557 gene encoding uncharacterized protein LOC111797557, producing the protein MVVSVKIMSLTVATLGVISFIFGVVAENKKPASGTPIPSKGIVICQYPADPTVALGYLSVAFLLASSIAGYFSLFYPYQGKSVPRGAMFKSSSFSIFFNIALFTTGLAITLLVWPTVTEQIHLTRNVHYNLEAACPTAKTGLLGGGAFLSLDSSLFWLVALMLAGNAREDYFDEIEENGDSAEALKNNA; encoded by the exons ATGGTCGTGTCTGTCAAGATAATGTCTCTTACTGTCGCAACTTTAGGTGTGATATCCTTTATATTTGGAGTCGTAGCTGAGAACAAGAAG CCTGCATCCGGAACTCCCATCCCAAGCAAAGGCATTGTTATCTGTCAGTATCCAGCGGACCCGACTGTGGCCCTGGGATATCTTTCCGTTGCGTTTCTTCTTGCTTCTTCGATTGCAGGATACTTCTCTTTGTTCTATCCTTACCAAGGAAAATCCGTTCCTCGAGGTGCCATGTTTAAGAGCAGCagtttctctattttcttcaaCATTGCCCT GTTCACAACTGGATTGGCTATAACTTTGCTCGTATGGCCTACAGTCACCGAACAAATTCACTTGACTCGCAACGTTCATTACAATCTCGAGGCAGCATGCCCGACTGCTAAGACTGGTCTTCTGGGTGGTGGTGCATTTCTATCCCTTGATTCATCCCTCTTCTGGTTGGTTGCCCTGATGTTGGCTGGAAATGCTCGAGAGGACTACTTTGATGAAATAGAGGAAAACGGAGACAGTGCTGAGGCTCTTAAGAACAACGCatga
- the LOC111796724 gene encoding DDB1- and CUL4-associated factor homolog 1-like, whose protein sequence is MDPPAMDEQTNEAPGQGEQPPVPSPPPPPPPSETAGTQSQSQEGREEEDEEETKNEEDELIAKAHKLMEKITASPDNPNPTVLHALASVLETQESRYMAENGHSSSNGRGSHSIGRLGNVVRENDEFFELISSKFLSDARYSSSIQAAASRLLISCSLTWTYPHVFEDDVLENIKKWVMEETGKFSAEDRNWKHESGGKEVSDSEMLRTYSTGLLAVCLAGGSQLVEDVFTARLSAKLMRFLRIRVLGDVSQKDGNHLIEAKNASSASGVKVRDESRARVRQVMETSHLDDSRTADERSVEDQVFDRDHDRGLSRLAPPEECWVGEEAPDALATRADGYEMDVEGEDRWHALDFRDGRNKHGEIDDNARDDSTRRKMSRSRSRGKGRVNEGALEIDHALTSPMSGSRGRSARERSSLKHLDVKKVPDASRTSGRINSDVSSVERDDNDDCYQECRVGSKDISELVKKAVCAAEAEARAVGAPLEAIKAAGDSAAEVVKSAAFEEFKTSNDEEAAFLAASKAATTVIDAANAVEVSRSQNDSNVSPADPGPTGKEMNEQTEDFFIPNFDSLAQLREKYCIQCLEILGEYVEVLGPVLREKGVDVCLTLLQRSSKQSETSNAEMLLPDVMKLICALAAHRKFAALFVDRGGMQKLLAVPRVAQTFFGLSSCLFTIGSLQGIMERVCALPSDVVYQVVELAIQLLECQQDQARKNAALFFAAAFVFRAVLDAFDAQDGLQKLLGLLNDAASVRSGVNSGALGLSSTGLLQNDRSPTEVLTSSGKQIAYHTCVALRQYFRAHLLLLVESIRPNKSSRSAARNASSVRAAYKPLDISNEAMDTVLLLLQKDRKLGAAFVRTRWPAAEKFLNYNGHITMLELCQAPPVDRYLHDLLQYALGVLHIVTLVPNSRKMIVNATLSNNRVGVAVILDAASIASNFVDPEIIQPALNVLINLVCPPPSISNKPPVVMQGSQAMSSQTSSTPAVESRDRNGERSVPDRAAYMTGQGDQRERNGDSSIVDRGNTSATGQATNNNSQNPVATATSGLVGDRRISLGAGAGCAGLAAQLEQGYRQAREAVRANNGIKVILHLLQPRIYLPPAALDCLRALACRVLLGLARDDTIAHILTKLQVGKKLSELIRDSGSQISGTEQGRWQAELSQVAIELISIVTNSGRASALAASDAATPTLRRIERAAIAAATPITYHSRELLLLIHEHLLASGLNKAASALLKEAELTPLPLLAAPSSLAYQDSKLETSSTQLQWPYGRSPCGFLTDKPKLSAREEDTSSKCDFSMSCPRKRPIVFSTPFGTHSKSLPKSLESSSSAVRKISSTSKQSAAPLSSIETTPIIDTESQCKTPIILPMKRKLSELKDTSIMLSSKRLHSNEPGLRSPICPTPISSRKGSLITDVGFSTPSTTNMRDQHGRPIPGGFWTDCLDDNQQGSSQVGLVTPSSHPGNPSDPQPSNSERLTLDSLVVQYLKHQHRQCPTPITTLPPLSLLHPHVCPEPKRSLDAPWNVTSRLGSREFRSIYGGVHGNRRDRQFVYSRFRPWRTCRDDASALLTCLTFLGDSRIAVGSHSGEVKVFDTNSSSILESCTSHQSPLTIMESYTSDDSQLVLSSSSLDVRLWDATSISSGPMHSFEGCKAARFSNAGNIFAAMASEPARREILLYDIQTCQVELKLSDTNVSSAGRGHAYSHVHFSPSDTMLLWNGVLWDRRGPGPVHRFDQFTDYGGGGFHPAGNEVIINSEVWDLRKFRLLRSVPSLDQTAITFNASGDVIYAILRRNLEDVMSAVHTRRVKHPLFAAFRTIDAVNYSDIATIPLDRCVLDFTTEKTDSFVGLITMDDQDEMFSSARVYEIGRRRPTDDDSDPDDAESEEDEDEDDGDDDSLDPILGPDIDGDGESDSDDMSNDDDDSVSDLDDDDVDFVMDDVDFEGGPGILDILPEEDDEDDSQLMESFSSEEDEDFVNNGFGF, encoded by the exons ATGGACCCACCGGCCATGGATGAGCAAACGAACGAGGCACCAGGTCAGGGCGAACAGCCTCCAGTtccatctcctcctcctcctcctccgccgtcgGAAACGGCGGGAACTCAATCGCAATCTCAAGAAGGAagagaggaggaggatgaAGAGGAGACTAAGAATGAAGAGGACGAGTTGATTGCCAAGGCTCATAAGTTGATGGAAAAGATCACTGCCTCGCCTGATAACCCTAACCCTACCGTTCTTCATGCCCTTGCATCAGTTCTCGAGACTCAAGAATCCAG ATACATGGCAGAGAATGGTCATTCTTCTAGTAATGGTCGCGGATCTCATAGCATTGGAAGGCTAGGGAATGTAGTCCGG GAGAatgatgaattttttgaattgattTCCTCGAAGTTTCTTTCAGACGCTAGATACTCATCCTCCATACAGGCTGCTGCTTCAAGACTTCTTATAAGCTGTTCACTGACTTGGACG TATCCTCATGTTTTTGAGGATGATGTTCtggaaaacataaaaaagtgGGTGATGGAGGAAACTGGGAAATTTTCTGCTGAAGATCGCAACTGGAAACATGAATCAGGAGGAAAGGAGGTTTCAGATTCTGAAATGTTACGGACATATTCCACTGGACTCCTTGCTGTATGCTTGGCGGG TGGAAGTCAATTGGTGGAAGATGTTTTCACTGCTAGATTATCTGCAAAACTTATGCGCTTTCTTCGTATTCGTGTTCTTGGAGATGTGAGTCAAAAAGATGGTAATCATTTAATAGAAGCCAAAAATGCATCTAGTGCTAGTGGCGTCAAAGTTAGAGATGAAAGCCGAGCGAGGGTACGACAAGTTATGGAAACATCTCATCTAGATGACTCAAGAACAGCTGATGAAAGATCTGTAGAGGATCAAGTTTTTGATAGAGATCATGATAGGGGCCTAAGTAGATTGGCACCACCAGAAGAATGTTGGGTTGGTGAAGAAGCACCTGATGCATTGGCTACAAGGGCTGATGGCTATGAGATGGATGTAGAAGGTGAAGACAGATGGCATGCTTTAGATTTTCGTGATGGGAGGAATAAGCATGGTGAGATTGATGACAATGCTAGAGATGATTCTACAAGACGTAAAATGAGCCGTAGCAGATCCAGAGGGAAAGGAAGAGTAAATGAAGGTGCTCTTGAGATTGATCATGCCCTCACTTCACCAATGTCTGGTAGTAGAGGGCGGAGtgctagagaaaggagttCGTTGAAACATCTGGATGTTAAAAAAGTACCTGATGCTAGTAGGACATCTGGCAGGATCAATTCTGATGTTTCTTCTGTGGAACGAGATGATAATGATGATTGCTACCAAGAATGCAGAGTTggatcaaaagatatttctgAGCTAGTAAAGAAAGCCGTGTGTGCTGCAGAAGCTGAAGCAAGAGCAGTCGGTGCGCCTTTAGAAGCCATAAAAGCAGCGGGCGATTCTGCTGCTGAGGTTGTTAAGAGTGCAGCTTTTGAG GAATTTAAAACTTCTAACGATGAAGAAGCTGCATTTTTGGCTGCTTCTAAGGCTGCAACTACTGTGATTGATGCTGCCAATGCTGTGGAGGTTTCCAG GAGCCAGAACGATTCAAATGTTAGTCCAGCTGATCCAGGTCCCacaggaaaagaaatgaatgaacAAACTGAAGATTTTTTCATCCCTAATTTTGACTCCCTCGCACAACTGAGAGAAAAATACTGTATTCAATGTCTTGAGATTCTTGGGGAATATGTGGAAGTGCTTGGGCCTGTTTTGCGTGAAAAGGGTGTAGATGTATGTCTTACACTACTGCAAAGGAGTTCCAAGCAAAGTGAAACATCAAATGCTGAAATGCTATTGCCAGATGTGATGAAATTAATCTGTGCTTTGGCTGCTCATCGTAAGTTTGCAGCACTCTTTGTTGACCGGGGTGGCATGCAGAAACTCCTTGCAGTTCCCAGAGTTGCTCAAACATTTTTTGGGCTCTCTTCTTGTTTATTCACAATTGGTTCCCTGCAG GGAATAATGGAACGGGTCTGTGCCCTTCCTTCAGATGTTGTCTATCAGGTGGTTGAGTTAGCCATCCAGCTTCTTGAGTGCCAACAAGATCAGGCAAGAAAAAATGCAGCCTTATTTTTTGCTGCTGCATTTGTGTTCAGAGCTGTTCTTGATGCATTTGACGCTCAAGATGGCCTACAGAAATTACTAGGGCTATTGAATGATGCTGCGTCTGTGAGGTCTGGAGTGAATTCTGGGGCTCTAGGCCTATCTAGTACAGGATTGTTGCAGAATGATCGGTCTCCTACTGAAGTACTTACATCATCTGGAAAGCAAATAGCTTATCATACCTGTGTTGCTTTACGTCAATATTTCAGAGCTCATCTCCTTTTGCTCGTGGAATCTATTCGTCCTAATAAAAGTAGTCGAAGTGCTGCTCGAAATGCTTCAAGTGTGAGGGCAGCATACAAACCACTTGATATTAGCAACGAGGCTATGGATACTGTACTTCTCCTTTTACAGAAGGATCGGAAGCTTGGTGCTGCATTTGTAAGAACTCGTTGGCCTGCAGCTGAGAAGTTCTTAAACTATAATGGGCATATAACCATGTTGGAGTTGTGTCAG GCCCCTCCTGTTGATCGTTACTTGCATGATTTACTTCAATATGCATTGGGGGTTCTTCATATTGTAACGTTGGTGCCTAACAGCCGCAAAATGATTGTGAATGCCACATTGAGCAACAATCGTGTTGGTGTAGCTGTCATTTTGGATGCAGCAAGTATTGCTAGTAATTTTGTTGATCCAGAG ATCATTCAGCCGGCTTTGAATGTGTTGATCAATCTTGTTTGCCCTCCACCATCAATCAGCAATAAACCACCTGTAGTCATGCAAGGATCACAAGCTATGTCTTCCCAGACCTCTAGTACCCCTGCTGTCGAGAGTAGAGATAGAAATGGAGAACGCAGTGTCCCAGATCGAGCTGCTTATATGACTGGTCAAGGAGATCAAAGAGAACGCAATGGGGATTCTAGCATTGTAGATCGAGGCAATACTTCGGCAACTGGTCAGGCTACTAACAATAATTCTCAAAATCCCGTTGCAACAGCAACATCAGGATTGGTTGGGGATCGTCGAATATCTTTAGGTGCAGGAGCAGGCTGTGCTGGTCTTGCTGCACAATTAGAGCAAGGGTATCGTCAAGCCAGGGAGGCAGTCCGTGCTAACAATGGTATAAAGGTTATTTTGCATCTTCTCCAGCCAAGGATCTATCTGCCTCCTGCAGCTCTTGATTGTCTCCGAGCTCTTGCGTGCCGGGTCCTGCTTGGTTTAGCTAGAGATGATACAATAGCACACATATTGACAAAACTTCAG GTGGGGAAAAAATTATCAGAACTAATTCGAGATTCAGGGAGCCAGATATCAGGAACAGAGCAAGGTAGGTGGCAAGCGGAGCTTTCCCAGGTCGCTATTGAGCTTATTTCA ATTGTAACAAATTCTGGGCGGGCCAGTGCGTTGGCAGCTAGTGATGCTGCTACCCCCACTTTGAGACGGATAGAAAGAGCAGCCATAGCTGCTGCTACGCCTATCACTTACCATTCCAG GGagcttcttcttttaattcacGAACATCTTCTAGCTTCTGGCTTAAACAAAGCTGCCTCTGCACTGCTGAAAGAGGCCGAGTTGACACCTTTACCTCTTTTAGCAGCTCCATCATCTCTTGCATACCAAGACTCCAAGCTGGAGACATCCTCAACCCAACTGCAGTGGCCCTATGGTCGATCCCCATGTGGATTTCTGACTGATAAGCCGAAGCTTTCTGCACGAGAAGAAGATACAAGTTCGAAATGTGATTTTAGCATGTCTTGTCCAAGGAAAAGGCCCATAGTCTTCTCCACTCCTTTTGGTACGCATTCAAAGTCTCTGCCTAAATCCCTGGAATCATCTTCCTCAGCAGTTAGAAAAATTTCTAGTACTTCAAAACAATCTGCTGCGCCTCTATCTTCAATCGAAACAACCCCAATCATCGACACCGAGTCTCAATGTAAAACACCCATTATATTGCCAATGAAGCGGAAGTTGTCAGAATTGAAGGACACCAGTATCATGTTGTCCTCGAAGCGACTTCACTCTAACGAGCCAGGACTCCGATCTCCTATTTGTCCTACTCCTATTTCGTCTCGCAAAGGTAGTTTGATTACAGATGTTGGGTTTTCTACGCCGAGCACTACTAACATGAGAGATCAGCATGGACGACCAATACCTGGGGGTTTTTGGACGGATTGTTTGGATGACAACCAACAAGGCAGTTCCCAAGTTGGTTTGGTTACACCATCATCGCATCCTGGGAATCCAAGTGATCCACAACCCAGCAACAGTGAGAGGCTAACTCTGGACTCCCTTGTTGTTCAGTATCTAAAACACCAGCATCGCCAATGTCCAACGCCGATAACTACTCTTCCACCATTGTCTCTTTTGCACCCTCACGTTTGTCCTGAACCAAAACGAAGCCTTGACGCCCCATGGAATGTAACATCTCGCCTTGGATCTCGTGAATTTAGAAGTATATATGGTGGTGTTCATGGAAATCGTAGGGACCGTCAGTTTGTCTACAGCAGGTTTAGGCCTTGGCGAACTTGTCGCGATGATGCTAGTGCTCTTTTGACTTGTCTTACTTTCCTCGGGGACTCGAGAATTGCTGTCGGTAGCCACTCAGGGGAGGTCAAGGTCTTTGATACCAACAGTAGCAGCATATTAGAAAGTTGCACCAGCCATCAGTCTCCTTTAACCATAATGGAGTCGTATACTTCTGACGACAGTCAACTTGTGCTCTCATCCAGCTCCTTAGACGTAAGGTTGTGGGATGCAACATCCATTTCTAGCGGGCCAATGCATTCATTCGAAGGATGCAAGGCTGCAAGGTTTAGCAATGCTGGGAACATTTTTGCTGCAATGGCATCCGAGCCTGCTCGAAGAGAAATACTTTTGTATGATATTCAAACCTGCCAAGTCGAATTGAAACTATCCGACACCAATGTCAGTTCTGCAGGTCGAGGACATGCTTATTCACATGTACACTTCAGCCCTTCGGATACAATGTTGCTCTGGAACGGAGTGTTATGGGATCGACGTGGACCAGGGCCCGTCCATCGCTTTGATCAGTTCACTGAttatggtggtggtggttttCATCCAGCTGGCAACGAG GTAATTATTAATTCCGAGGTCTGGGATCTTCGAAAGTTTAGGCTTCTCCGCAGTGTACCTTCGCTCGACCAAACAGCGATTACATTCAATGCGAGTGGTGATGTAATTTATGCAATCTTGAGGAGAAATCTTGAAGATGTTATGTCAGCTGTTCATACCCGTCGTGTCAAACATCCGCTCTTTGCTGCGTTTCGAACCATCGATGCAGTGAACTATTCAGATATCGCCACTATTCCTCTAGATCGTTGTGTCCTAGACTTCACAACGGAGAAAACTGATTCCTTCGTTGGTTTGATCACAATGGATGATCAAGATGAAATGTTTTCTTCAGCAAGGGTCTATGAAATTGGTAGAAGAAGGCCCACTGACGATGATTCGGATCCTGACGACGCCGAGAGCGAGGAAGATGAGGACGAAGACGACGGTGATGACGATAGTTTGGATCCAATTTTGGGTCCTGATATTGATGGGGATGGTGAGAGTGATTCTGATGATATGAGTAACGACGATGACGACAGTGTGAGTGATCTCGATGACGACGACGTTGACTTTGTGATGGATGATGTTGACTTTGAGGGTGGTCCTGGAATTTTGGATATTTTGccagaagaagatgatgaagatgatagTCAACTGATGGAATCATTTAGCAGTGAGGAGGATGAGGATTTTGTCAATAACGGGTTTGGCTTTTGA
- the LOC111797667 gene encoding uncharacterized protein LOC111797667, which produces MAVSVKIMSLTVATLGVISFIFGVIAENKKPASGTPIPGKGIVICQYPADPTVALGYLSVAFLLASSIAGYFSLFYPYQGKSVPRGAMFKSSSFSIFLNIALFTTGLAITLLVWPTVTEQIHLTHNVHHNLEAACPTAKTGLLGGGAFLSLDSSLFWLVALMLAGNAREDYFDEIEENGDSAKALKNNA; this is translated from the exons ATGGCCGTGTCTGTCAAGATAATGTCTCTTACTGTCGCAACTTTAGGTGTGATATCCTTTATATTTGGAGTCATAGCTGAGAATAAGAAG CCTGCATCCGGAACTCCCATCCCAGGCAAAGGCATTGTTATCTGTCAGTATCCAGCGGACCCGACTGTGGCCTTGGGATATCTTTCCGTTGCGTTTCTTCTTGCTTCTTCGATTGCAGGATACTTTTCTTTGTTCTATCCTTACCAAGGAAAATCCGTTCCTCGAGGTGCCATGTTTAAGAGCAGCAGTTTCTCTATTTTCCTCAACATTGCCCT GTTCACAACTGGATTGGCTATAACTTTGCTCGTATGGCCTACAGTCACCGAACAAATTCACTTGACTCACAACGTTCATCACAATCTCGAGGCAGCATGCCCGACTGCTAAGACTGGTCTTCTGGGTGGTGGTGCATTTCTATCCCTTGATTCATCCCTCTTCTGGTTGGTTGCCCTGATGTTGGCTGGAAATGCTCGAGAGGACTACTTTGATGAAATAGAGGAAAACGGAGACAGTGCTAAGGCTCTTAAGAACAACGCATGA